One part of the Gossypium raimondii isolate GPD5lz chromosome 1, ASM2569854v1, whole genome shotgun sequence genome encodes these proteins:
- the LOC105782681 gene encoding LOW QUALITY PROTEIN: indole-3-acetic acid-amido synthetase GH3.17 (The sequence of the model RefSeq protein was modified relative to this genomic sequence to represent the inferred CDS: deleted 1 base in 1 codon; substituted 1 base at 1 genomic stop codon), translated as MATRNEFEDGLKRIEELTTNAEQIQEEVLAQILKRNAATEYLSRYLHGKTDKXLFKMNVPIVTYEDIKPYIDRIANGEPSNILLAESVLEFFGSSGTSGGQPKLIPVTAETLKLLPISSALLTAVMKKHFGNLDQAVKSQEFQFAKEETETPCGLKARAATTSMYKNNDYRNIISKHHTSPIEAIFCSDTNQSMYCQLLADLIQPDEVVMVGSQFATALLRAIKFLEGYWKELCSNIRSGQISDWITDSGCKNAASSIMKPNPQLADSIHKICSCESSEGIIKKLWPNAKFIRAITTGVMSQYVETLEFYSGGLPLVSNTYVCSEAFCRINLEPLSGPSYVSYTFLPTTAYFECLPVNNNSLSLSQEVQFNYASQHEPVEKKSNNENIEPIDLVHVKLGQYYELLVTSYARLYRYKVGDVLKVTGFHNNTPQFQFVGSQNVILSIDTDKTSEADLLNAVREAKTLLDPLGFILTGFTSYADTCSIPGHYVLFWELKAKQGNDSIELDPKIMEECCYRMEEALYYIYRSCRKRNAIAALEIRVVKQGRFDTLMDYYVSRGVSTSQYKTPSCIKSKEAINILESKVIRKFFSPKIPM; from the exons ATGGCAACTAGGAACGAgtttgaagatgggttgaaGAGGATAGAGGAACTAACAACCAATGCTGAGCAAATACAAGAAGAGGTATTAGCTCAAATACTAAAGAGAAATGCAGCAACTGAATATCTAAGTCGATACCTCCATGGCAAAACTGACAAGTAACTCTTCAAAATGAATGTGCCTATTGTTACCTATGAAGATATTAAGCCTTACATT GATAGGATTGCCAATGGGGAGCCATCAAATATCCTTTTAGCTGAATCTGTGTTGGAGTTCTTTGGAAG CAGCGGCACCTCAGGAGGACAGCCAAAGTTGATACCTGTCACCGCTGAAACTCTTAAACTATTGCCAATTTCTTCTGCCCTGTTAACTGCTGTGATGAAAAA GCACTTCGGTAACTTAGACCAAGCAGTTAAAAGTCAGGAATTTCAGTTTGCCAAAGAAGAGACTGAAACTCCTTGTGGCCTCAAAGCAAGAGCTGCCACAACAAGCATGTACAAGAACAATGACTATAGGAACATTATCTCCAAGCATCATACAAGCCCTATTGAAGCAATCTTTTGCTCAGACACCAACCAAAGCATGTATTGTCAATTACTTGCTGATTTAATACAGCCAGATGAGGTTGTAATGGTTGGCTCACAGTTTGCAACTGCACTTCTAAGAGCTATCAAGTTTTTAGAAGGTTACTGGAAAGAGTTATGCTCCAACATAAGATCAGGTCAAATTAGTGATTGGATCACTGACTCCGGATGCAAAAATGCAGCATCATCGATCATGAAGCCTAATCCTCAGTTGGCTGATTCAATACATAAGATATGTAGTTGTGAATCGTCGGAAGGAATCATCAAAAAGCTATGGCCTAATGCAAAGTTTATTCGTGCCATTACCACAGGAGTTATGAGTCAATATGTTGAAACACTGGAATTCTATAGCGGGGGGCTCCCTTTAGTATCAAACACGTATGTTTGTTCTGAAGCTTTTTGCCGCATCAATCTAGAACCTCTAAGTGGACCTTCCTATGTCTCTTACACCTTTCTTCCCACTACGGCTTACTTTGAATGCCTTCCCGTGAACAATAACAGTCTATCATTGTCTCAAGAGGTTCAGTTTAATTATGCTTCTCAACATGAACCTGTAGAAAAGAAGAGCAATAATGAGAATATTGAACCTATTGATCTTGTACATGTGAAGCTTGGTCAATATTATGAACTACTGGTCACATCTTATGCAa GGTTGTATCGATATAAAGTTGGAGATGTTCTTAAGGTGACAGGGTTCCACAACAATACACCTCAATTCCAATTTGTAGGAAGCCAAAATGTTATTCTAAGTATAGATACGGATAAAACAAGCGAAGCAGACCTGTTAAATGCAGTGAGAGAAGCAAAGACTCTTCTTGATCCGCTCGGATTCATCTTGACAGGGTTCACTAGTTACGCTGATACATGTTCAATTCCTGGCCACTACGTCTTATTTTGGGAGCTCAAGGCAAAACAAGGCAACGATAGCATAGAGCTTGATCCAAAGATAATGGAAGAATGTTGCTATAGAATGGAAGAAGcattgtattatatatatagaagcTGCAGGAAGCGAAATGCAATTGCAGCTTTGGAGATTAGGGTAGTAAAACAAGGAAGGTTTGACACACTAATGGATTACTATGTGTCCCGAGGAGTTTCTACGAGCCAATACAAGACACCTAGTTGCATTAAGTCTAAAGAAGCCATAAACATTTTAGAGTCCAAAGTGATACGAAAGTTTTTCAGCCCAAAAATCCCAATGTAA